One segment of Scyliorhinus torazame isolate Kashiwa2021f chromosome 14, sScyTor2.1, whole genome shotgun sequence DNA contains the following:
- the LOC140389158 gene encoding uncharacterized protein produces the protein MADLMTELLRMKRRQLQKLCKNLRLKANGTNANLISRLSHHKYREYIAAECIAVEGGVRSPQGAEASRCQVEEQSEKKTDPPRWCAVHGQAIVGPDQEWGRVILKCCRPMVVAGDALVPFLLTPAAGEAPPHMEDNRICAECLRLNQMQISLASVSTPQRHSGNSPLGSLHRTLPLPRNEMVQHVTQPPALMLDVEDTGYSTSSSDSSSQGRLRQMFGQYCPQEDEGYASKVEKLLLGIANGDVSAAQAFGSGTPKVLHSPKC, from the exons ATGGCCGACTTGATGACAGAGCTCCTGAGAATGAAGAGAAGGCAGCTGCAAAAGCTCTGCAAAAATCTGCGGCTGAAGGCTAATGGAACG AATGCCAATCTAATTTCCCGGCTATCCCATCACAAATACAGGGAATATATTGCGGCAGAATGTATTGCAGTGGAA GGAGGAGTCCGTTCTCCACAAGGGGCAGAAGCTTCACGTTGCCAAGTTGAGGAGCAAAGTGAGAAAAAGA CCGACCCACCGCGATGGTGTGCCGTGCACGGCCAGGCGATTGTCGGCCCGGACCAGGAGTGGGGCCGGGTGATCTTAAAGTGCTGCAGACCGATGGTTGTTGCTGGCGATGCTCTCGTCCCCTTCCTCTTGACCCCGGCAGCAGGGGAGGCGCCACCCCATATGGAGGACAACAGGATCTGTGCGGAATGCTTACGATT AAATCAAATGCAGATCTCCTTGGCGAGTGTATCAACCCCCCAACGCCATTCGGGTAActcgcccctgggctctttgcacAGGACTCTTCCTCTTCCCCGGAATGAGATGGTGCAGCATGTCACCCAGCCACCCGCATTGATGTTGGACGTCGAGGACACGG GTTACTCAACTTCCTCATCTGACTCTTCATCACAAGGAAG ACTGAGGCAAATGTTTGGCCAGTACTGCCCACAGGAAGATGAGGGCTATGCGAGCAAG GTAGAGAAACTCTTGCTGGGGATTGCCAACGGTGATGTGAGTGCAGCACAGGCCTTTGGATCAGGGACACCGAAAGTGTTACACTCTCCCAAATGCTGA